One genomic segment of Penaeus chinensis breed Huanghai No. 1 chromosome 13, ASM1920278v2, whole genome shotgun sequence includes these proteins:
- the LOC125031430 gene encoding myb-binding protein 1A-like protein — MQLIRLPDELRHAILALTSPLTKEQSKGAVVIMKHVEAELQGFSGKDLPENVQKIIQALVCKLTSNKKEGISTGLHTILKQKDQTVEFTYETLKTEFDGKVTRDDEVYDVLVSEILGYSALVRSGHLGKHPEVLKDTVVRLLALKEGGEAIDIMRTTLVMDILERYSDSPVHDIALEQLKTLANVPMKKIKPSLLWIRLVLMKKCSDMPNWLSSTLDASNYTALGEVLKTCKALLPKVHPLVEELASALARSGTNTKFPLGEFWRITFYSRLHSLSSEDLQLALIFLKILIPKLKRKSEVKTILGEKVITFLLKNANSNKVLKAALPDLSRVLEHLVQNHEDKEEEVQLAVVEALILPPGTIQFDSLTKTNMVQRTIKHLTASDVKKLGDYITKRIIGKDDQEGMYAEVLALLLMNPKIKEDVPWKTEQLKTLIKATLVTQKKKISYLRNTMMQGLYQELQRAPSALAFLKPIVDFTHKEIDACTEDNGLISPQSKELWDNIKKKIATLNSKQGKWPKNSNQVLKVLYYAMTFYVMQDFIGASKLLEKLDDCLDVAQKQGSKQASKEELPWVVTATELILNYAPGDSTFIRAVAQSAFKLIVHDQTSETISMLVDAIVPEGMEEQDVESDEEEEKEEEDEDEDEEMSEDNDDEKNEEDGKGENEGDPLDEIDIGGEEDMDDDQDDESDEDESAAAKDMTAKLRLELALAQGEHEDIDLDEAAEDELEKLDIAMSAIFAKYRGTKKGKKEPKKKLRDIHLECRAYDLLEVYIEQHPSMGFTLGLVRPLLVTLNSLATTNEKGEKKNDTRIMRLRKLLDVLGEVQSFEKVDMNILEMSEELETFVTSTIDYKFALSRYIANCHTLMIKCSLQILGETAHRSNPIIDLFSEHLFFMLNKKEPEKKILMYTGACSLDWGALWKLVKDMVDFTFEKNNKYFGRTNGLCVLSLLLKNKALFSRATTAEVKQLGESVSQCLLGILKKFNLRQQARFVSRLFEFMIVLRENHRDPDTSGIRWEEILVAVRDLDKAIPTASRSPLRVYYKELVRALHRDPNQQAAEPEGKKRKFEEEEERRTQNKRRKELARKKQQKKKAKAQALQKGPKKFLGNKGKVKRKRASQKKRTRRSEA, encoded by the exons ACGGAATTCGATGGCAAAGTTACTAGAGATGAT GAAGTATATGATGTGCTGGTCTCAGAAATCCTAGGATACAGTGCTTTGGTACGGTCAGGACACCTTGGGAAACATCCGGAAGTACTTAAAGACACTGTTGTGAGATTGCTAGccttgaaggaagggggagaggctatTGACATCATGAGAACAACATTGGTCATGGATATTTTGGAAAGA TATAGTGATTCTCCAGTGCATGATATAGCATTGGAGCAATTGAAGACTCTTGCTAATGTGCCTATGAAGAAAATAAAGCCAAGTTTATTGTGGATCCGCTTAGTCTTGATGAAGAAATGTTCAGATATGCCTAACTGGCTCTCTTCTACACTTGATGCCAGCAACTATACAGCTCTTGGTGAAGTGCTCAAG aCATGTAAGGCATTGCTTCCAAAAGTACATCCGTTAGTAGAAGAATTAGCCAGTGCCCTTGCAAGAAGTGGCACCAACACCAAGTTCCCATTGGGCGAGTTTTGGAGGATTACCTTTTACTCTCGTTTACATTCCCTTTCCAGTGAAGACTTACAGCTAGCTCTAATTTTCCTCAAG ATTCTTATACCCAAATTGAAGAGAAAGTCTGAGGTAAAAACAATTTTAGGAGAAAAGGTGATCACATTCCTGCTCAAAAATGCCAATTCCAACAAAGTTTTGAAGGCGGCACTCCCAGACTTGAGCAGAGTACTTGAACACTTGGTTCAGAATCATGAGGACAAGGAAGA GGAAGTCCAGTTGGCTGTTGTTGAGGCACTGATTCTGCCGCCAGGCACTATACAGTTTGATTCACTGACTAAAACCAACATGGTGCAGAGGACTATTAAACATTTGACAGCCTCAGATGTCAAGAAACTTGGTGACTATATCACAAAGCGTATAATA GGCAAGGATGACCAAGAAGGGATGTATGCTGAAGTCCTGGCTCTCCTATTAATGAATCCAAAGATAAAGGAAGACGTCCCTTGGAAGACAGAACAACTGAAAACACTGATTAAAGCAACTCTGGtgacacagaaaaagaagatcAGTTATCTCAGAAATACCATGATGCA aggACTTTATCAAGAATTACAGAGGGCTCCATCCGCTTTGGCATTTTTGAAACCAATTGTTGATTTCACTCACAAGGAGATAGATGCTTGCACTGAAGACAATGGATTGATCAGTCCACAGAGCAAAGAACTATGGGATAATATCAAGAAGAAAATTGCCACATTGAATTCTAAACAAGGAAAATGGCCAAAAAATAGTAATCAGGTTCTGAAG GTGCTGTATTATGCCATGACTTTCTACGTCATGCAAGATTTCATTGGAGCGAGCAAGCTTCTGGAAAAGCTTGATGACTGCCTCGATGTAGCACAGAAGCAGGGATCTAAGCAAGCCTCCAAAGAAGAATTGCCCTGGGTGGTCACAGCGACAGAGTTGATCCTAAATTATGCTCCGGGTGACAGCACTTTCATCAGGGCAGTTGCGCAGTCTGCTTTCAA gtTGATTGTACATGACCAGACATCAGAGACAATATCAATGCTCGTTGATGCAATTGTGCCAGAGGGCATGGAGGAACAAGATGTTGAatcagatgaagaggaggagaaggaggaggaagatgaggatgaagatgaagaaatgagtgaggataatgatgatgaaaaaaatgaagaggatggTAAAGGGGAGAATGAAGGTGATCCACTGGATGAGATAGATATAGGTGGTGAAGAAGACATGGACGATGATCaagatgatgagagtgatgaagATGAATCAGCAGCTGCTAAGGACATGACTGCTAAGTTGCGCTTAGAACTGGCACTTGCACAAGGAGAGCATGAG GATATTGATTTAGATGAAGCTGCAGAGGATGAATTGGAAAAGCTGGACATAGCAATGTCTGCAATTTTTGCAAAGTACCGTGGaaccaagaaaggaaagaaggaaccaAAGAAGAAACTGAGAGATATACATTTGGAGTGTAG AGCCTACGACTTATTGGAGGTGTACATTGAGCAGCACCCAAGCATGGGGTTCACTCTAGGCTTGGTAAGACCTCTCCTGGTGACTTTGAATTCTCTAGCCACCACGaacgagaagggggagaagaagaatgacaccAGGATCATGAGATTAAG GAAACTGCTTGATGTTTTAGGAGAAGTTCAGAGTTTTGAAAAAGTAGACATGAATATTTTAGAAATGTCTGAGGAACTGGAAACCTTTGTGACCAGCACCATTGACT ACAAGTTTGCTCTTAGCAGATATATAGCAAATTGCCACACACTGATGATTAAGTGCAGCTTGCAGATATTGGGTGAAACTGCACACCGGAGCAACCCAATCATAGATTTATTTTCGGAGCACTTATTCTTCATGCTAAACAAGAA agAACCTGAGAAGAAAATCCTTATGTATACTGGAGCCTGCTCACTTGACTGGGGTGCCCTGTGGAAACTGGTGAAAGATATGGTGGACTTTACATttgagaaaaataacaaatacttTGGGAGGACAAATGGTCTGTGTGTCCTCTCACTTCTGTTAAAAAATAAAGCTCTCTTCAGTCGAGCCACTACTGCAGAAGTAAAGCAGCTAGGAGAATCTGTGTCCCAGTGTCTTCTTGGC ATTCTCAAAAAGTTCAACCTTAGACAGCAAGCGCGTTTTGTGTCACGCCTGTTTGAATTTATGATTGTCCTGAGAGAG AATCATAGGGATCCTGATACTTCAGGAATTAGATGGGAGGAGATCCTCGTTGCAGTAAGAGATCTTGATAAGGCAATTCCAACTGCAAGTCGATCACCATTGAGGGTCTATTACAAAGAATTGGTCAGGGCACTGCATAG AGATCCTAATCAGCAGGCTGCAGAGCCAGAAGGTAAGAAGCGGAagtttgaagaggaggaggaacgcaggactcaaaacaagagaagaaaagagctggcgaggaagaagcagcagaagaagaaggctAAAGCACAAGCGCTTCAAAAGGGACCAAAGAAATTCCTTGGCAATAAGGGTAAAGTGAAGAGAAAACGAGCAAGTCAGAAAAAGAGGACAAGGAGGTCAGAGGCATAA
- the LOC125031431 gene encoding transmembrane protein 41A-like: MEGIRRRDYARLLIAPVAFATASFFLWFVFVNRPALRNGITPDLHFPKSLDDLRELVRVSSAYKEDHWYYVVFLFSSAYIYKQTFAIPGSALLNLLGGALLGCWPLGFPLCCVLTATGASNCFLLSRLVGKKIIQRKFATKINWFREKISENENQLFLFLVSLRVFPMTPNWLLNIMAPYVNVPLLMFFLSVFFGLLPYNFLCVQAGEMLSDIKSMDDIFTPKRLLALITIALIMFTLSHFARKRKAKHTD; this comes from the exons ATGGAAGGCATACGAAGGAGAGATTATGCAAGGCTGTTAATTGCACCCGTTGCTTTTGCTACagcatctttttttctttggtttgtcTTTGTGAATCGGCCTGCACTGAGGAATGGTATCACTCCT GACCTGCACTTCCCAAAGTCTTTAGATGATCTGCGCGAACTGGTACGAGTTTCAAGTGCATATAAGGAAGATCACTGGTACTATGTTGTCTTCTTGTTTtcatcagcatatatatacaaacagacatttGCTATACCAGGATCTGCACTGTTG AATCTTCTTGGTGGAGCCTTGCTAGGTTGTTGGCCTCTTGGTTTTCCATTATGCTGTGTCTTAACAGCAACTGGGGCATCAAACTGCTTTCTCCTCTCCCGGCTTGTGGGAAAGAAAATCATCCAGAGAAAGTTTGCAACAAAAATAAATTGGTTTAGAGAGAAG ATCTCCGAGAATGAAAACCAGCTTTTCCTCTTTTTAGTAAGTCTGCGAGTTTTCCCAATGACTCCAAATTGGCTGTTGAACATCATGGCACCCTACGTAAATGTGCCTCTTCTTATGTTCTTCCTTTCTGTGTTCTTTG GTCTGTTGCCTTATAACTTTCTTTGTGTTCAAGCTGGTGAAATGCTCTCTGATATTAAGTCAATGGATGACATCTTTACTCCCAAAAGGCTTTTAGCACTCATTACTATAGCACTGATTATGTTCACACTTTCACATTTTGCTCGGAAAAGGAAAGCCAAACACACCGATTGA